From Gopherus flavomarginatus isolate rGopFla2 chromosome 16, rGopFla2.mat.asm, whole genome shotgun sequence, a single genomic window includes:
- the LOC127035433 gene encoding traf2 and NCK-interacting protein kinase-like, whose amino-acid sequence MDSEVGVISAMAEDSADGEDEEEEEEDELAESTQPSVLPNSQELFLTLAELPSQATIPNNEAIEGTSATNFSGLPTPSRRLSQIRRQKKKTRNEMFSEIMEVTRNERAHLNEWKDVVSNYRKDASEREDRRDAQDERWRQEDRRCRQEDQRWRDATLGLLRDQTDMLRHLVELQEQQQDHRVLLYPCVTTLTMFNILLTQTCKNAWGKASCTRPLHPCGQPKQKAVITLKFF is encoded by the exons atggattccgaggtgggagtaatctcagccatggctgaggattctgcggacggggaagatgaggaggaggaagaggaggacgagcttgcagagagcacacagccctccgttctccccaacagccaggagctttttctcaccctggcggaattaccctcccaagccactatcccaaacaatgaagccatagaagggacctctg CTACAAATTTTTCaggcctccctactccatcccgaaggctatctcagataaggcggcagaaaaaaaagacacgaaacgaaatgttctcagaaatcatggaagtgacccgcaatgaaagagctcatctgaatgagtggaaggacgtggtatcaaattacaggaaagatgccagtgaacgtgaggacaggagggatgctcaagatgagaggtggcggcaggaagatcggaggtgtaggcaggaagatcagcggtggcgggatgcaacgctggggctgctgcgtgatcaaactgacatgctccggcatctggtggagcttcaggaacagcagcaggatcacagagtgctgctgtacCCCTgcgtaaccaccctcaccatgttcaatatcctcctcacccagacgtgtaagaacgcgtgggggaaggcttcgtgcacccgcccactccacccctgtggacagcccaaacaaaaggctgtcattactttgaaatttttttag